One stretch of Anolis carolinensis isolate JA03-04 chromosome 3, rAnoCar3.1.pri, whole genome shotgun sequence DNA includes these proteins:
- the smim11 gene encoding small integral membrane protein 11 encodes MWLVNWKVLENFPLLMYILAAKTLILCLAFAGVKMYQRKRLEEKIKKEEEERLKGAGKKEN; translated from the exons ATGTGGCTGGTGAATTGGAAG gtaCTGGAAAATTTTCCATTGCTGATGTACATTTTAGCTGCCAAAACATTAATTCTTTGCTTAGCATTTGCTGGGGTAAAAATGTACCAGAGAAAAAGGCTAGAAGAAAAAatcaaaaaagaagaggaagaaaggctGAAAGGGGCAGGCAAGAAAGAAAACTGA